A single window of Solenopsis invicta isolate M01_SB chromosome 3, UNIL_Sinv_3.0, whole genome shotgun sequence DNA harbors:
- the LOC105199430 gene encoding protein yellow, producing the protein MFHLLFLACLTMASGHTFNTVYSWKQVEFKLPNDTIRNEYITSGDYIPENNVPVGLATWHKKMFVTVPRWKKGVLATLNSFSMSDNEDSPVLTPYPSLEANNISSPDGLVNIFRVRIDDCDRMWGLDTGVDDILGDLKVVQPMRLIVIDLKTNMVIRKYTLKDTDVKPESFIADLAVDVTPGQCDKAYAYMSDFSEYGIVVYSWEGNDSWRINHHFFHFDPLNGDYNINGYNFQWTDGVFGMSLSPICPDGNRTLYFHSMSGITEFSVSTDILKDNESNRSEIYQNFHIVGTKGPLTQGPSSIIDPRTCINYFTQINRNGIACWDIATELNPNTFKLVAQDNTTLVFSQDIVIDDESRKLYVLSNNLQKFMNENFDPLTMNVFITSADLETLTFLCKDNAAQ; encoded by the exons atgTTCCACTTGCTGTTCCTGGCCTGCCTGACCATGGCAAGCGGCCACACCTTTAATACCGTTTATTCATGGAAACAGGTCGAATTCAAACTTCCAAATGATACCATCCGAAACGAGTACATAACTTCCGGCGATTATATCCCGGAAAATAACGTGCCAGTAGGTTTGGCGACTTGGCACAAAAAAATGTTCGTCACGGTACCGCGGTGGAAGAAAGGTGTTTTAGCTACTTTAAATAGCTTTTCAATGAGCGACAACGAGG ataGTCCAGTCTTAACACCGTATCCTAGTCTTGAAGCAAATAACATTAGCTCTCCTGACGGTCTCGTAAACATATTTCGTGTCAGAATCGATGATTGCGATCGCATGTGGGGTCTTGACACAGGAGTAGACGACATTTTGGGAGACCTCAAAGTTGTGCAACCGATGAGACTTATTGTCATCGATTTGAAAACAAACATG GTTATACGCAAATACACGTTAAAGGATACGGATGTAAAGCCGGAGAGTTTTATTGCCGATCTTGCGGTCGATGTTACACCTGGACAATGCGACAAAGCATACGCGTATATGAGCGACTTCTCCGAATACGGCATAGTGGTGTACAGCTGGGAAGGAAACGATTCTTGGCGCATTAATCACCACTTTTTCCATTTTGATCCGTTAAACG GTGATTATAATATTAACGGCTATAATTTCCAATGGACTGATGGCGTATTTGGAATGTCCCTGTCGCCGATTTGCCCCGATGGAAATAGAACTCTATATTTCCATTCCATGTCTGGTATCACGGAATTTTCTGTGTCTACGGATATTCTGAAGGACAATGAATCGAACAGATCAGAAATCTATCAAAATTTCCATATTGTTGGCACTAAGGGACCGTTGACTCAAGGACCATCTTCTATTATCGATCCGAGAACCTGTATCAACTATTTTACGCAAATAAACAGAAATGGGATCGCGTGTTGGGATATTGCAACGGAATTGAATCCAAACACATTCA aATTGGTGGCGCAGGACAACACAACATTGGTGTTCAGTCAGGATATAGTAATCGATGACGAGTCTCGAAAATTATACGTGCTCTCTAATAATTTGCAGAAATTCATGAATGAAAACTTTGATCCGTTAACAATGAACGTCTTTATTACTTCTGCCGATCTCGAGACATTAACATTTCTCTGCAAAGATAATGCAGCGCAATGA
- the LOC105199468 gene encoding zinc finger protein 239, with protein sequence MLIVWNVTQNAPLDLSRHGTAWKTDVISTFKFQRRLPCQTCGKSFDRPSLLKRHLRTHTGEKPHGCAICGKMFSTSSSLNTHVRIHTGERPHECPMCGKRFTASSNLYYHRMTHYKEKPHKCDECGRSFPTPGDLRAHGYSHTGNWPLRCPVCNRGFCKLGALHHHMKSHGDRSYYGICNQKSPVINNLQIHEHLQHSHVSNNNTANYTGIHNGISNVEIAKFEDFNNCMQLPTMYPWPSFSWMPLQFQN encoded by the exons ATGTTAATAGTATGGAACGTAACACAGAATGCACCCTTGGATTTGAGTAGACATGGGACTGCATGGAAAACTGATGTTATTAGTACTTTTAAATTTCAACGACGTCTTCCCTGTCAAACTTGCGGTAAAAGTTTTGACAGGCCTTCTCTGTTAAAAAGACATTTACGAACGCATACag GCGAAAAGCCACATGGTTGCGCAATATGTGGTAAGATGTTTAGTACAAGCAGCTCATTGAATACTCACGTTAGGATTCACACTGGTGAACGTCCTCACGAATGTCCAATGTGTGGGAAGCGTTTCACAGCATCATCGAATTTGTATTACCACCGTATGACACATTATAAG GAAAAACCACACAAATGTGATGAATGTGGGCGATCTTTTCCAACTCCCGGTGATTTAAGGGCTCATGGATATTCTCATACTGGTAATTGGCCTTTACGTTGTCCCGTCTGTAACAGGGGATTTTGCAAACTCGGCGCCTTACATCATCATATGAAATCACAtg gtGATCGTTCTTATTATGGTATCTGCAATCAAAAGTCTCCCGTcatcaataatttacaaatacatGAGCATTTACAGCATTCGCATGTGTCAAATAATAATACAGCTAATTATACGGGTATACACAATGGTATTTCAAACGTCGAGATTGCAAAGTTTGAAGATTTCAATAATTGTATGCAATTACCTACAATGTATCCATGGCCTTCTTTTTCTTGGATGCCATTACAATTCCAAAATTAA
- the LOC105199429 gene encoding organic cation transporter protein isoform X2, with translation MSRAHVNAKQIPNGKDDHVDSDTNVDAVQIAIGNLGRWQIVVCLAISLVKFPVAWHQLAIVFMAPHQDYNCTEPAIAEEYSKDQCTANLNNTLVKCTEWEYDRKIFPETIISQWNLVCDRTHYANIQQSILMFGVLLGNIIFGSLADRYGRKTPLMVSVILQLLSGIGCAVVPWFYALLLMKLLSALATGGTMVTSYVICMEIVGTQWRVAITVLYQIPFSLGHMSLAGLAFWFRHWQQLQIAITLPSIVLLSYWWIVPESPRWLLAMGKQKEACEILQKAVNINKVENLDIPEVVRKHCLHQNLKKSTLDYKASFVDLFRTPNMRIKSLSIFFNWIVCGMGLFGISQYIGQVGGDIFINFAVSGAIQIPGNFVAWWAMNTLGRRITLICSNSISGVACLFLIVVSDDMAWLRLLLVCLAIVGMSVSFTTVYLFSGELFPTVVRNIGIGASSMCARVGSIVAPFVVSLNYIETWLPPTIFGILPLIGSALCLLLPETAECTLPETLQDGEEFGKKRKLKEKRGDCEAEATF, from the exons ATGTCTCGAG CACATGTGAATGCCAAGCAAATTCCTAACGGTAAGGATGATCACGTCGATTCTGACACAAATGTGGACGCCGTGCAGATCGCGATCGGCAATCTCGGCAGGTGGCAAATCGTCGTATGCCTGGCGATTTCTTTGGTCAAATTTCCGGTAGCGTGGCATCAGCTAGCGATCGTTTTTATGGCGCCTCATCAAGATTATAATTGCACGGAGCCTGCTATTGCGGAGGAATACTCCAAGGACCAATGCACAGCCAATCTTAACAACACATTGGTAAAATGTACAGAATGGGAATATGACAGAAAAATATTTCCCGAGACCATCATATCGCAG TGGAATCTAGTCTGTGATCGAACGCACTATGCGAATATTCAACAGTCCATCCTTATGTTCGGAGTGCTTCTCGGAAACATAATCTTCGGCAGTTTAGCAGACAG ATATGGCAGGAAAACGCCGCTGATGGTTTCTGTTATTCTTCAACTTTTGTCAGGTATTGGATGCGCCGTGGTACCTTGGTTTTATGCATTACTGCTGATGAAGTTGTTAAGTGCCTTAGCTACCGGAGGCACAATGGTTACTAGTTACGTTATTT GTATGGAAATAGTAGGTACACAATGGCGTGTCGCCATCACCGTTTTATATCAAATTCCGTTCAGTTTAGGCCACATGTCGCTAGCAGGACTTGCGTTCTGGTTTCGACATTGGCAACAACTACAGATTGCCATCACACTTCCATCTATTGTTCTTTTAAGTTATTGGTGGATAGTACCTGAATCACCCAGGTGGTTATTAGCTATGGGAAAACAGAAAGAGGCATGCGAAATATTGCAGAAGGCggtcaatattaataaagtggAAAATTTAGACATTCCCGAAGTAGTGAGAAAACATTGTTTGCATCAA AATCTCAAAAAGTCTACGCTGGATTACAAGGCTTCGTTTGTCGACTTGTTTCGTACGCCAAACATGCGAATCAAGTCACTTTCTATTTTCTTCAACTGGATCGTTTGCGGAATGGGTTTGTTTGGCATATCGCAGTACATTGGCCAGGTCGGTGgcgatattttcattaatttcgcAGTGTCCGGTGCCATACAGATTCCTGGCAATTTCGTCGCTTGGTGGGCAATGAATACATTAGGTCGACGGATTACCCTGATTTGCAGCAATTCTATAAGTGGCGTAGCATGCCTATTCTTAATCGTCGTCTCAGACG ATATGGCATGGTTAAGACTGCTCTTGGTATGCCTCGCTATTGTCGGCATGTCGGTGTCGTTTACAACAGTATATCTTTTCTCCGGAGAACTGTTTCCTACAGTCGTGAGGAACATCGGAATCGGCGCGAGTAGTATGTGTGCTAGAGTAGGCTCTATCGTGGCACCCTTCGTAGTATCTTTG AATTACATCGAAACATGGCTACCACCAACTATATTCGGAATTTTGCCTCTAATTGGATCCGCATTGTGCCTATTATTGCCGGAAACTGCCGAATGTACATTACCGGAAACGCTTCAAGATGGCGAAGAATTTGGAAA GAAGCGTAAGTTGAAAGAAAAACGTGGAGATTGCGAAGCAGAAGCGACATTCTAA
- the LOC105199429 gene encoding organic cation transporter protein isoform X1: MKKTKINSSEYAHVNAKQIPNGKDDHVDSDTNVDAVQIAIGNLGRWQIVVCLAISLVKFPVAWHQLAIVFMAPHQDYNCTEPAIAEEYSKDQCTANLNNTLVKCTEWEYDRKIFPETIISQWNLVCDRTHYANIQQSILMFGVLLGNIIFGSLADRYGRKTPLMVSVILQLLSGIGCAVVPWFYALLLMKLLSALATGGTMVTSYVICMEIVGTQWRVAITVLYQIPFSLGHMSLAGLAFWFRHWQQLQIAITLPSIVLLSYWWIVPESPRWLLAMGKQKEACEILQKAVNINKVENLDIPEVVRKHCLHQNLKKSTLDYKASFVDLFRTPNMRIKSLSIFFNWIVCGMGLFGISQYIGQVGGDIFINFAVSGAIQIPGNFVAWWAMNTLGRRITLICSNSISGVACLFLIVVSDDMAWLRLLLVCLAIVGMSVSFTTVYLFSGELFPTVVRNIGIGASSMCARVGSIVAPFVVSLNYIETWLPPTIFGILPLIGSALCLLLPETAECTLPETLQDGEEFGKKRKLKEKRGDCEAEATF, encoded by the exons ATGAAGAAAACGAAAATCAACTCTTCCGAATATG CACATGTGAATGCCAAGCAAATTCCTAACGGTAAGGATGATCACGTCGATTCTGACACAAATGTGGACGCCGTGCAGATCGCGATCGGCAATCTCGGCAGGTGGCAAATCGTCGTATGCCTGGCGATTTCTTTGGTCAAATTTCCGGTAGCGTGGCATCAGCTAGCGATCGTTTTTATGGCGCCTCATCAAGATTATAATTGCACGGAGCCTGCTATTGCGGAGGAATACTCCAAGGACCAATGCACAGCCAATCTTAACAACACATTGGTAAAATGTACAGAATGGGAATATGACAGAAAAATATTTCCCGAGACCATCATATCGCAG TGGAATCTAGTCTGTGATCGAACGCACTATGCGAATATTCAACAGTCCATCCTTATGTTCGGAGTGCTTCTCGGAAACATAATCTTCGGCAGTTTAGCAGACAG ATATGGCAGGAAAACGCCGCTGATGGTTTCTGTTATTCTTCAACTTTTGTCAGGTATTGGATGCGCCGTGGTACCTTGGTTTTATGCATTACTGCTGATGAAGTTGTTAAGTGCCTTAGCTACCGGAGGCACAATGGTTACTAGTTACGTTATTT GTATGGAAATAGTAGGTACACAATGGCGTGTCGCCATCACCGTTTTATATCAAATTCCGTTCAGTTTAGGCCACATGTCGCTAGCAGGACTTGCGTTCTGGTTTCGACATTGGCAACAACTACAGATTGCCATCACACTTCCATCTATTGTTCTTTTAAGTTATTGGTGGATAGTACCTGAATCACCCAGGTGGTTATTAGCTATGGGAAAACAGAAAGAGGCATGCGAAATATTGCAGAAGGCggtcaatattaataaagtggAAAATTTAGACATTCCCGAAGTAGTGAGAAAACATTGTTTGCATCAA AATCTCAAAAAGTCTACGCTGGATTACAAGGCTTCGTTTGTCGACTTGTTTCGTACGCCAAACATGCGAATCAAGTCACTTTCTATTTTCTTCAACTGGATCGTTTGCGGAATGGGTTTGTTTGGCATATCGCAGTACATTGGCCAGGTCGGTGgcgatattttcattaatttcgcAGTGTCCGGTGCCATACAGATTCCTGGCAATTTCGTCGCTTGGTGGGCAATGAATACATTAGGTCGACGGATTACCCTGATTTGCAGCAATTCTATAAGTGGCGTAGCATGCCTATTCTTAATCGTCGTCTCAGACG ATATGGCATGGTTAAGACTGCTCTTGGTATGCCTCGCTATTGTCGGCATGTCGGTGTCGTTTACAACAGTATATCTTTTCTCCGGAGAACTGTTTCCTACAGTCGTGAGGAACATCGGAATCGGCGCGAGTAGTATGTGTGCTAGAGTAGGCTCTATCGTGGCACCCTTCGTAGTATCTTTG AATTACATCGAAACATGGCTACCACCAACTATATTCGGAATTTTGCCTCTAATTGGATCCGCATTGTGCCTATTATTGCCGGAAACTGCCGAATGTACATTACCGGAAACGCTTCAAGATGGCGAAGAATTTGGAAA GAAGCGTAAGTTGAAAGAAAAACGTGGAGATTGCGAAGCAGAAGCGACATTCTAA
- the LOC105199429 gene encoding organic cation transporter protein isoform X3 — translation MAPHQDYNCTEPAIAEEYSKDQCTANLNNTLVKCTEWEYDRKIFPETIISQWNLVCDRTHYANIQQSILMFGVLLGNIIFGSLADRYGRKTPLMVSVILQLLSGIGCAVVPWFYALLLMKLLSALATGGTMVTSYVICMEIVGTQWRVAITVLYQIPFSLGHMSLAGLAFWFRHWQQLQIAITLPSIVLLSYWWIVPESPRWLLAMGKQKEACEILQKAVNINKVENLDIPEVVRKHCLHQNLKKSTLDYKASFVDLFRTPNMRIKSLSIFFNWIVCGMGLFGISQYIGQVGGDIFINFAVSGAIQIPGNFVAWWAMNTLGRRITLICSNSISGVACLFLIVVSDDMAWLRLLLVCLAIVGMSVSFTTVYLFSGELFPTVVRNIGIGASSMCARVGSIVAPFVVSLNYIETWLPPTIFGILPLIGSALCLLLPETAECTLPETLQDGEEFGKKRKLKEKRGDCEAEATF, via the exons ATGGCGCCTCATCAAGATTATAATTGCACGGAGCCTGCTATTGCGGAGGAATACTCCAAGGACCAATGCACAGCCAATCTTAACAACACATTGGTAAAATGTACAGAATGGGAATATGACAGAAAAATATTTCCCGAGACCATCATATCGCAG TGGAATCTAGTCTGTGATCGAACGCACTATGCGAATATTCAACAGTCCATCCTTATGTTCGGAGTGCTTCTCGGAAACATAATCTTCGGCAGTTTAGCAGACAG ATATGGCAGGAAAACGCCGCTGATGGTTTCTGTTATTCTTCAACTTTTGTCAGGTATTGGATGCGCCGTGGTACCTTGGTTTTATGCATTACTGCTGATGAAGTTGTTAAGTGCCTTAGCTACCGGAGGCACAATGGTTACTAGTTACGTTATTT GTATGGAAATAGTAGGTACACAATGGCGTGTCGCCATCACCGTTTTATATCAAATTCCGTTCAGTTTAGGCCACATGTCGCTAGCAGGACTTGCGTTCTGGTTTCGACATTGGCAACAACTACAGATTGCCATCACACTTCCATCTATTGTTCTTTTAAGTTATTGGTGGATAGTACCTGAATCACCCAGGTGGTTATTAGCTATGGGAAAACAGAAAGAGGCATGCGAAATATTGCAGAAGGCggtcaatattaataaagtggAAAATTTAGACATTCCCGAAGTAGTGAGAAAACATTGTTTGCATCAA AATCTCAAAAAGTCTACGCTGGATTACAAGGCTTCGTTTGTCGACTTGTTTCGTACGCCAAACATGCGAATCAAGTCACTTTCTATTTTCTTCAACTGGATCGTTTGCGGAATGGGTTTGTTTGGCATATCGCAGTACATTGGCCAGGTCGGTGgcgatattttcattaatttcgcAGTGTCCGGTGCCATACAGATTCCTGGCAATTTCGTCGCTTGGTGGGCAATGAATACATTAGGTCGACGGATTACCCTGATTTGCAGCAATTCTATAAGTGGCGTAGCATGCCTATTCTTAATCGTCGTCTCAGACG ATATGGCATGGTTAAGACTGCTCTTGGTATGCCTCGCTATTGTCGGCATGTCGGTGTCGTTTACAACAGTATATCTTTTCTCCGGAGAACTGTTTCCTACAGTCGTGAGGAACATCGGAATCGGCGCGAGTAGTATGTGTGCTAGAGTAGGCTCTATCGTGGCACCCTTCGTAGTATCTTTG AATTACATCGAAACATGGCTACCACCAACTATATTCGGAATTTTGCCTCTAATTGGATCCGCATTGTGCCTATTATTGCCGGAAACTGCCGAATGTACATTACCGGAAACGCTTCAAGATGGCGAAGAATTTGGAAA GAAGCGTAAGTTGAAAGAAAAACGTGGAGATTGCGAAGCAGAAGCGACATTCTAA
- the LOC105199428 gene encoding beta-galactosidase, translating to MWSLTFVTILALGSAISKTINLPNNDTEWRYSFEVDYENNQFLLDGKPFQYVSGSFHYFRAPRQYWRDRLRKMRAAGLNAVSTYVEWSLHEPEPGQFNWAGDADLVNFLNIAQEEDLLVLLRPGPYICAERDLGGLPYWLLREVPNINLRTKDADFVRYATSYLNQLLDKVTPLLRGNGGPIIMVQIENEYGSYNACDTEYLDILKEVFVKKIDNKALLYTTDGASVSYLRCGFIPGAYATVDFGTSSNVTSSFQSMRLYQPRGPLVNSEFYPGWLTHWGETFQRIKTSAVTKTLREMLTVGASVNFYMFYGGTNFGFTNGANGGKGVYNPQLTSYDYDAPLTEAGDPTDKYFAIRDVIGRYLPLPNMSLPTASPKGNYGPVLLEPVLKLLDGRSPFAVIRETGDQPKTFEALSVNQGFVLYETNLPPFISDPAILRATTKDRALVYVDDRLSGTLSRIDKIFTIPLESPYGRRLSLLVENQGRLNFGNEIRDSKGISDVTISGSPLRNWNMTGYTFSDVSSLRNVTTIRTESGTLHSGPVFLRGQFTIDGQPLDTYLDTTGWGKGVAFVNGHNLGRYWPLVGPQITLYVPAPYLRTGENELIILELEYVSQTRKMKFQPVPNLGTMNLTQT from the exons ATGTGGTCATTAACGTTTGTGACAATTTTGGCACTAGGTAGCGCTATATCAAAGACAATTAATCTACCGAATAAC GACACGGAATGGCGATACAGTTTCGAAGTCGATTACGAGAACAATCAGTTTTTGTTGGATGGAAAACCCTTCCAGTATGTTTCCGGTAGTTTTCATTACTTTCGAGCGCCCAGACAATATTGGAGGGATCGTTTAAGAAAAATGCGAGCCGCGGGGCTTAACGCTGTCTCTAC CTATGTTGAATGGAGTCTTCACGAGCCAGAACCAGGTCAATTTAACTGGGCCGGTGACGCAGATCtagtaaatttcttaaatattgcgCAAGAGGAAGATTTACTCGTATTGTTGCGACCGGGCCCTTATATTTGCGCGGAAAGGGACTTG GGTGGTTTGCCGTATTGGTTGCTTCGCGAAGtaccaaatataaatttacgtaCAAAAGATGCAG aTTTTGTGAGATACGCTACTTCGTATCTAAATCAACTGCTGGACAAAGTAACGCCACTTTTAAGAGGTAACGGGGGACCAATAATTATGGTTCAG ATAGAAAACGAATACGGAAGTTACAATGCTTGCGACACGGAATACTTGGATATACTGAAAGAAGTTTTCGTcaaaaaaattgacaataaaGCTCTTCTGTATACAACCGACGGTGCATCCGTGTCTTACCTTCGATGCGGATTCATACCTGGTGCATATGCCACCGTCGATTTTGGAACGTCCAGCAACGTGACCAGCAGTTTTCAATCTATGCGCCTTTATCAGCCAAGA GGTCCGTTGGTGAATTCCGAGTTTTATCCAGGTTGGTTAACGCATTGGGGCGAAACCTTCCAAAGGATAAAAACGTCAGCCGTTACAAAAACATTGAGAGAAATGCTTACTGTAGGTGCTTCCgttaatttttacatgttttacgGGGGTACAAACTTTGGTTTCACTAATG GAGCTAACGGTGGAAAAGGTGTGTACAATCCACAATTGACTTCGTACGATTACGATGCTCCTTTGACCGAAGCCGGAGATCCGACGGACAAGTACTTTGCTATAAGGGACGTCATCGGTCGC TATCTGCCGTTGCCAAACATGTCTCTCCCAACTGCATCCCCTAAAGGTAATTACGGTCCAGTATTGCTGGAACCGGTACTGAAATTGCTCGACGGTCGATCTCCATTCGCGGTGATCCGGGAGACTGGAGACCAGCCTAAAACCTTCGAGGCTCTTTCTGTAAACCAAGGATTTGTCCTTTACGAGACGAACTTGCCGCCTTTTATCTCAGACCCGGCTATACTGCGAGCAACGACGAAGGACAGGGCGCTGGTTTACGTGGATGATCGCCTATCCGGCACTCTCAGTCgcatagataaaatatttactataccACTTGAGAGTCCTTATGGCCGTCGCTTGAGCCTGTTGGTGGAGAATCAAGGGCGCTTGAATTTCGGCAATGAAATTCGCGATTCCAAG GGAATATCGGACGTGACTATTAGCGGCAGTCCGCTGAGAAATTGGAACATGACAGGATATACGTTTTCCGACGTATCGTCTCTCCGAAATGTAACGACCATACGTACGGAGAGCGGAACTCTGCACAGCGGTCCAGTATTTTTGCGTGGACAATTCACGATCGACGGGCAACCGTTGGACACGTATCTGGATACTACCGGCTGGGGGAAAGGCGTAGCCTTCGTGAACGGTCACAATCTCGGTAGATACTGGCCGTTAGTAGGCCCGCAAATAACCCTGTACGTTCCAGCTCCGTATCTTCGCACGGGCGAAAACGAGTTAATCATATTGGAATTGGAATACGTGTCGCAAACTAGAAAGATGAAGTTCCAACCCGTACCGAATCTGGGTACGATGAATCTAACTCAGACTTAA